A window of Microbispora hainanensis genomic DNA:
GGTGCCACGGCCGACGCCAAGCCGGAGATGCTGGTGCAGTTCGCCCACCTCGGTGTGGCGTACGCCGAGACGGCGCTCGGCATGCGGCGCCCCCGCGTCGGCCTGCTCACGATCGGCGCCGAACCCGAGAAGGGCAACAAACTCGCCAAGCGGGCCCACGAACTGCTCGCCGCCGCGCCCGGGATCGACTTCACCGGCAACATCGAAGGGCACGACCTGCTCACCCGGAAGGTCGACGTGATCGTCACCGACGGGTTCACCGGCAACGTGGCGCTCAAGACCGTCGAGGGCACCGTGCGGTACGCGTTCGAACAGGTCAGGGAGACGATCGCGGAGAGCCGGGTGGCCAGGCTCGGCGGGATGCTGCAGCGCGCCCGGCTGCGGGAGCTGGCCGGCCGGCTCGACCCCGAGGCACATGGCGGGGCCGTGCTGCTCGGCCTCAGCGGCACCGTGGTGATCGCCCACGGCTCGTCGCGGGCACGTGGTGTGGCCGCCGCCTGCGAGCTCGCGGCCCGCCTGTCGGCCCAGGGCATCATCGCCAGGATCGGCGAGCGGGTCGCCTCCACCAACAAGTCGCACCGCCGCTGGTGACCCCCGATATGGAAAGGCGGGCAGAAGGCGTACGCCGATAAGCTTGGCTTCATGACCGACCCGCAGCTCGTGCTCACCGAGCGGGTCCAGCAGGCGCTGGGTTCCGCCTTCGGTCCGGAGCACGCCACCGAAGATCCGCTGATCAGGCCCTCCCAGTTCGCCGACTATCAGGCGAACGTCGCGCTCAGCCTGGCCAAGCGGCTCCGACGTGCCCCGCGGGAGGTCGCTCAGGCCATCGCCGACCACCTCGACACGACCGACGTCAGCGTGGAGGTCAGCGGGCCGGGGTTCCTCAACCTGACGCTGCGCGACGGCTGGATCGCCGGGCAGGCCGAGCAGCGGCTGCTCGACGAGCGCATCGGCGTGCCGCAGCCGGCCCCGCAGACCGTGGTCGTCGACTACTCCGCGCCGAACGCCGCCAAGGAGATGCACGTCGGCCACCTGCGCACGACGATCGTCGGCG
This region includes:
- the plsX gene encoding phosphate acyltransferase PlsX, whose product is MQPAGRALPVALDAMGGDNAPGEIVAGAVQAVRERDVPVVLVGHPRLLYQELARHDAVTEIPIVRAEEALAMDEGALASLRRPRSSIAIACHLVRRGDACAVVSAGSTAGVVATGRLRLRAQQGVVRPAIAVGLPTLPQPTVLLDAGATADAKPEMLVQFAHLGVAYAETALGMRRPRVGLLTIGAEPEKGNKLAKRAHELLAAAPGIDFTGNIEGHDLLTRKVDVIVTDGFTGNVALKTVEGTVRYAFEQVRETIAESRVARLGGMLQRARLRELAGRLDPEAHGGAVLLGLSGTVVIAHGSSRARGVAAACELAARLSAQGIIARIGERVASTNKSHRRW